Sequence from the Myxococcales bacterium genome:
GTGCACGACCCGCAAATCGATGCGTTGGCTCCGCCGTCGGCACCGTTGGCAGCGAGCGGGTCGCGACCCTCGGAGCCGCAGGCCGCCATGAAGAGGCCCGTGGCGGCGAACGTGGCGAGGGCGCGAAGGAGGGTCGGGGCGTGTTTTTTCATGGGTGCAGTTCCGGAAGCGACCTTCACGTACACCGTCTTTTTTCGATGCCCAGGCCTCCGTCGGGTCTCGATGCGCGGCCTTTTTCGTCTCTCGACGGAGACAGCGTTGGCTACTTCGGCTCGAGGAGCACGGGAAAGGCAACGATTCCATGGGGCGCGCCGGTGGCGCTTGCCGGGAAGTTTGGGTCGTGGGTGGGCGCCGAGGCTCGGAGACGTTCGCCCACGCAGCGGGCCACCGCCGCATCCCCGGCGTTGTCCGCCGAAGGCGCCGCGAGAGAGATCTTGCCCGTCGGCTGAAGAAAGAGGTTCACGACGACAAGCTCCTGGCCGCACCCCGGGCGGCACGCGCCGAGTCGGGGCGCCGCGGCGCGCGCGACGTCTTCGGTCCAACGGAGGTCGGCTTGGCCGATGATCTTTGCTGCACCAACCTTCACCCCCGGCGAGGACGCGATGGCCAGGGGCAACGCGCCGGGGTGCCCGCACGGCGCTGTCCCGTGGGGCGCGCTCAACGCTTCCTTTGCGCTCGGCGTCGGCGTCGGCGCGGGCGCCGCGACGGGACTCACGCGTGGCCCCTGGACGCGCCCCGCCGCGGGCGCCGTCGGGACCGCCGCCACCGTCGACGCCGGCGACACCTGCAGCGTTGGCGGAGCCACTGATGAGGGCGCTGCCGGGACGGCGGCCTCGGGCGCTGCCGCGCTCCGCGGTCCGCCAAAGAAGAACACGGCGACGAGGCCTCCGCCGAGAGCCAGCACCAAGCCGATGCCCAACGCCACGCTCGCGACGAGGCGCGCGGAAACGGCCGAGGGCGATCGGCGTACGCTTTGAACCATCGGCGCCGGCGTGGGCCCCCACGTCGAAGGGGCGGCATGCGAAGGCGCGCCGAAAGCCGCGTGGCCCGTGGGCGGAGCGCTCGCGTGGGCCCCTGCGGCGTGCGGAAGCGAGCGTCCCGTGGGTGCGAAGGAGAGCGCCGCCGGGTCCTCCATCGCGTGGGTGAGCGCGCGGCTGAACTCGTCGGCGCTGGCGAAACGCCGCGACGGCTCCGTCGCGAGCCCGTGCATGATGACCGCCTCGAGCGACGGCCAGAGGTGCGGCGCCACGGTGCGGAGCGAGGGCGGGGCGCTCGTTCTGACTGACACCACGTAGTCCTCGTAGGTGCGCGCGGCGTGCGGCATCGCCCCGCTGAGCATCTGATACAGCACGACGGCGACGGAGTAGAGGTCGGCCCGCCCGTCGGCCTCGTGGGCCGCGCCGAGCTGCTCGGGCGCCATGTAGCCGGGCGTGCCGAGCGCCATGCCGGTGCGCGTTCGGTCCGCGTGATCCGAAGACGCCAGCGTCGCGTCGGTCGCGCGGCTGATGCCGAAGTCGATGAGCCGTGCCCGATCGGTGGGCCGCCCCGGCTCATGGGCGTTGGTCGACCACGCGTCCACGACGATGTTCGAGGGCTTGATGTCGCGATGCACGATGCCGCGCGCATGCACCGCCGCGAGGCCCGCGAGGACCTGCTGCGCGATGTTCACGGCGCGCGCCGGCGGCATCGGGGGCCCCATCAGGTGGCCGAGCGGCGCGCCGGCCGCGAGCTCCATGGCGACGAAGACCTGGCCGCCAGGCCCGAGGCCGCAGTCGAGGACCCGCACGACGTTCGGGTGAACGAAGCCCGCGAGGGCGCGCGCCTCGCGCAAGGTGCGCTCCGTCAGCGCGCCGGCCGGCGTGTGCAAGACCTTGAGCGCCACGATCTCGCCGGTATGCATGTGACGCGCTCGATAGACGCTTCCGAAGCCGCCGGTGCCGAGGACCTCAAGCGGCTGGTAGCGGTCGATGGGCTCGAGCGAGCTGAACATGGCGGGGGAACCTGGTCGGGGGACGAAGCGAGCGTCGCCACTTTCGACGAACGAGAGTACCTTTATCAGGCCTCTCCTCCCAGACTCGCAGGCTCGCAGACTCCTAGCCTATGGCTCGCCCCTTCACGTTCGCCCACGTCTCGGACTTTCACGTTTCGACGTTTGGCGACACGGTGCACGATCGGCTCGGGCGACGAAGACGGAGCGCGCGGCAGGCCGACGTCAGCGACGCCCGATGGGAGACCGTCTGGTCTGAGGCGGGTTGGCGCGTGCTCCACGCCCGCGGCGCGCGCCCCGGCCGCCTCGCCCTCGTCGACCCAGAAGGCTACGCCCACCCGATCCCAACAGAGCGGGCCGAGGGCGCCGGCGCCTCCATCGACCCTGTCGAGCGAGCCGCGGCGCGCGCCTGCCGACTGGAAGGGCGCCGCGCGGTGACTCTCGCCGCGGCGCTACCAACGCCGGGAGCCCTCGACGTTCTCCTCGAGGCGACGCCCACCAACACCAACCTGAGGCTTATTCGCGCAGCGACCTTGGTCGACCAATCCGACGTCGACATGGTCCTCGCCACGGGCGATCTCACGGAAGACGGCGACGGCTACGAGCTCGTGGAGGCGGTCTTTCGACGCTTCCTCGAGGCGGGTCGCTTCGCCGCGATCCCCGGGAACCACGATCTCTACCTCATGCCCTTTTCCGGCACGGCGCGCCCGAAACCGACGCACGCATCGAAGCGGGCGCGCTGGAACGAGTTCGCCGAGGGCCTCCGCCTAGACGTGTCGACGAGCGGCGCCTGGGTGCGTCACATTCCCGAAGGGGACGCCGTCCTCGTGGGCCTCGACTCGTGCGCGAGGCCGCAGCGGCGCTTCTTTCGACACAACGGGGCCGTGGGCCCGACGCAGCTCGGCTTCCTCCGCGAACTCGCCAAGACCGACGCTTGGCGACGAGCGAGGCATCGACTGGTGGCCATTCATCACCACGTCGTCTCGCTGCCCATGGGCGTGGGACGCCGCTCACCGCTCGAGCTCGGCATGCGCCTCGACGACGCGAAGGAGGCCGCAGAGGTCTTCGACGCGTGCGGCGTCACGCTCGTGATGCATGGCCACCGTCACATCAGCGAGGAGCGCATGCCGGCGAAGTCGAACTTCCGCATCCTCGCCTCCCCTTCCCTCACGCTCGGGTGCTTGAGCGGCGACGGGCCTTCGTTCTGGCGCGTCGAGCTTGGCGACCGGGTGCATGCGGAGCGCGTGCGCATTCCCATGGGCGCCGTTCCCACGGCCGACGAGGACGACGACGCGGGCGCAAGCGAGACCGACGGCGACGACATGCTCCTGGACGAATAGGGCGCGTCGCTCGCGGCTACTTTCCCTGCCTGCCGAGCGTATCGATGGGCCTGGGACAGACGCCGCGGAGGCGGCACCCTTTGCACTCGCGGCCGCTCCAAATGGCGTCAAACCGCGCCTGCGCGCGATCGAGCAGTACGTCATCGTCGGTGACGATGCCCATCTCGAAGTTGCGACGGCCGTCACCTTTTGCGCCCAGGCCGGCGCCCGTGAAGTTCGCGCTGCCCAAGTAGAGGTGTCGCCCGTCGATGGCCACGAGCTTCAGGTGGACGCGCGGGCACATGCGCATCCAGTCGCTCTTCCTGCGAAGGAGCGTCGATTGCCGCGCGAGCTCCGCGCGAAAGGGCCTCGACGGCGGCGCGCCGTGCAGGAACCGAAGCTCTACGCCACGCCGAACGAGCCCCGCGAGGGTGTCGAGCATGGAGACGTAGCTTCCGCGGGCGCGCGCACGGGTCCCGACGGGGGCTTCGACGCGCATCTCTTTGACGTTGGCCGTCGCGATCCAAAGCGAGTGTTCAGCCTTCGCGACGAGCTCGGTGACGAGGTGGGTGTAGTGCTCCGCGTCGGCGAGCATTCGAACGCGGACGCTGCGCAGCGGGCCCGAGGTCGGCGCGGCGACGGCGGGGCGCCGGGCAGCCACCTTCGCTGCGGGTCTGCGCGAGGCCATGACGGCATTGGTACCACGCCTTGCTCGGAGCGGGACGCGCTCGGCTATGCTGCGGCGCGTGCCGCTCGTGCCCATCGCCCGCGCCGACGACCCGCGCGTCTCGGGCTACGCGGGAATCCGCGACCGCGATCTCCGCGCCGACCACGACCAATTCATCGTGGAAGGGGAGGTCGTCGTCCGCATGCTCCTCTCGCCTGCGAGCCGCTTCCGAGTTCGCTCGCTGTTCTTGGAGGAGCGACGCGCCGAGAAGCTCGAGGACGCGCTCGCGCGACTCCCCGACGACGTCCCCGTCTACGTCGCGCCCCAATCGCTGATGGACGGCCTCGTGGGGTTCCCCATCCACCGAGGCGTCTTGGCGTTGGCCGACCGCAGAGTCGCGACCGTCGCCGACGCGCTGCCGGTCGACGGCGGTGAAAACGCCCTGGCCGTTGGACTCCTCGGCGTCGTCAACCACGACAACGTCGGCGGCATCTTTCGCAGCGCCGCCGCCTTCGGCGCGAGAGCCGTGCTCCTCGACCCCGTCACCTGCGATCCGCTCTACCGCAAGGCCGTGCGCGTGTCCGTGGGCGGGAGCCTCGTCGTTCCCTTCGCCCGGGCGGCGTCAGAAGACGCGCTCCTCGATGCCTTCGCCGAACGCGGCTTCGAGCTTTTGGCGCTGTCGGCCGACGGGGCCTCGGACATCGACGAGCTCGCCGGGGCGCGGCGCGTGGCGCTGCTCATCGGCGCTGAGGGGCCGGGGCTGTCGCCATCGGTCCTTCGGCGCGCGAAGGGTGTTCGCATTCCCATGCAGCGGACGCTCGACTCGCTCAACGCGTCGGTCGCGTGCGGCATCGCGCTTTTCTCCGTGGCGCGCGCCCTTGGGAAGGCAGGCCGGTAGATTGCGGAGCGACCGCCCTACGCGGGGCAGCGCGAACCGGCAAAGACCCTCGATTTCTGGCATCATCGGCCGATGCCCGTCCGGACCTACGAAGCCACCTCTGTGCTGCCGACCGAGACGCGGAAGCTCGTCCTTCTTCTCGAGCTTCGCGAAGCCATCGACGTCGCCATCGAAGAGGGCATGACGCGGCGCGAGAGCCTCGGCGAGGTTCTGTCGCGCATGTTGCCCGCGGTCTGCGCGAAGGCCGGCGCCGTCGGTGCCTTCGTGGAGAGCTACGGCGAAGACCTGGAGCCTCACGTCTTCGAGTGGCCCGTGGGGCTCGTGATTCCAGAGCGCGCCGAGGTCTTCGCTCGAACGCGCGAAGAGCGGCGCGAGCGCGCCCATGGTGACAGCGACACGCAGGTCGTCGTCGCGCAACACCTCGACGTCGCCGGCACATGGTTCGGCTCCGCCGGCTTCGTCTTCGCGAAAGGCAGCCCCATCGCCAGCGACCTGGACCACGCCTTCGGCCTGCTCAACGCGCTCGCCGAGGTCCTCGACAATTTTCTCTACACGATCCGCGCGGCGCGCGAGCGGCACAACATCATGATGGATCTCGCGCAGGCGCTCCGGCACCGCGTGCTCGGAGAGGGGCTTGCGCTCGCCATATCGATCCTCCACCGAGCCACGCCGCTCGACCGCACGCTCCTCGTGTTCTTGGCCGAGGAGCAGGCGAGCTCGATGCTTCACGTTCAGGTCTACGAAGGCGACAAGCGCATCCTCGACACGATGGACGAGACGACGGCGCGCGGCGACGTGCACGAGCTGCGGCGCCTGGGCCTCAGCTTCTTGCGCGAAGGCAACCGCGACATCCTCGCTCGCTTCGGCATGAAGGACGCCCAAGAAGAGGTCCTCATCAACGGCGTGACGAAGAGCGTCATCGTGGGCAAGGTGGTCGTCGCGTCGGGACGCGGGGCCTTCAACACCTACGATCGCGAGATCCTTGGTGGCTTCGCCGGCTTCATCCGTCAGCGCGTCGTCGACTTCAACAAGGAGTGGCGACGCCTCGCCGCCGCCTTCCGTCCTGACGACGTCTCCCGCCTCATCGGCACCGACGACTACGAGCAGCGCTACCTCTCGCCGCGGGAGGCCGAGGTCGCCATTCTCTACGTCGACATCGCGGGCTTCACGAAGCTGTCGGAAGAGACGCTCAAGACCCCGGCCGCGGTGGCTGAGCTCGTCGAGGTCTGGAGCCGCGACGCCGTCGAGCTGGTGTGGGCCCACGGCGGCGTCTTCGACAAGATGATCGGCGACTGCGTGCTCGCGCTCTTTGGGCCGCCGTTCTATGACGCGACCCCTGAGGAGCGGTTGGCGGCGGCGCTTCGCTGCGCCAAAGACATCCGCGCCATGACGCAGAAGCTCCCCGATCGCCCCGCCTTCGCGCACCTCAAGGAGCAAGGCGTGGCGGTGTCGACGGGCGTGAACCTCGCGCCGCTCTTCGTCGGCGCCTTTGGTCCCAACGCCAACTTCACGGGCTTCTCCAGCGGGATGAACAACACCGCGCGGCTCCAAGGCTGCGCGAAGCGCGATCAGATCCTGGTCATGAACGACGCCGTCGCGCGGCTCGGCGACGCAGCGAAGCCTGGCGGCGAGTTCGCCTTCGGCGACGTGCAGTCGGCCTCCGTGAAGAACGTGGCGATGCCGCTCCAGTTCCGGGACCTCTTGGGTTGAGCCGAGCTCCGTCGCGCATCTACCTCGTTCGCCACGGCCAGACCTCCTGGAACGCCGAGGGCCGCGCGCAGGGTCACACCGACATCCCGCTCGACGAGACGGGCACGAGGCAAGCCGAACGCGTGGCGGAGGCGCTCGGCACCGCCGGTGCCACGTCGGTTTGGAGCAGCGATCTTTCGCGCAGCCACGCGACGGCATCGGCCGTGGCTCGCAGCGGCTCGCTCCCGCTCCGCGTCTTTCCGGCGCTGCGCGAACGTTGTTTCGGCGACTGGGAGGGGCAGCCCTTGGCCGAGCTGCGCCGAAGGCTCGACGCCGAAGCAAGAGACCGCGGCGTGGCGGCGTCGTTGGTACGGCCACCGGGCGGCGAGTCGCTCGCCGACGCCTGGGCGCGCGTTGAACCGGTGGCCGCGACGCTGACCCAGGAGTCGGTGGAAGGCGCGAGCGTCGTCGTCGTCTCCCACGGCGCCATTTCGTCCCTGCTGCTCGCGCAGTTGATTCACGGAACGCTCGAGACGGCGCGCAGCTTTCGGCCGCAAAACGCCTCGATCACCGTGCTTGAGCGCCGCGAAGGCGGGGGCCTCCGGCTCGTCCGCTACGACGACGTGACGCACCTGTCGTGATAAGCTCCGGCTCCTTCGTGCGCTCCCTTCGCGTCATCACCTTCGCGGTCCTCGTGGGCACGTCGCCGGGCCTCCTTCTGCCGAACGTCGCCTTGGCGGCGCCGCAGAAGGCGGGCGCTGCGGCCGCCCCCGCAGCCTCGGGCGATCTGGTCACTCGCGGACGCACGCTCTTCGACGATCAGAAGTACGAAGAGTCGATTCAGGTGCTGTCGGGCGCGTTGGTGCGACCCGGCAACGACCGCGACACGCAGATTGAGATCCATCGCCTGCTCGCGTTCAACTACATCACCCTCGGCCGCAAAGACGAGGCGGAGAGCGCCATTCGCGGCCTCCTGGTCGTCGACCCCACCTACGCGCTCCCCAAGAAGGAGTCGCCGCGCTTTCGTGACGTCTTCACCGCCGTTCGCGCGGCATGGGAAGCGGAGGGCCGGCCCGGCCTCCCAACCGACGCGCCGACGCCAACGCCCATCAGCTTGCACCACACGCCGCGCTCCGAGGTCGAGGCGGGCACGCTCTTGCCAGTGACCATTCGCATCGAAGACGACGGCGAACGCGTCAAGGAGGTCCGCGTCTACTACCGGACCGGCGCCACGGGAGGCTTTCAAGAGCTCACGGCCGAGCTCCGCGGCAAGACCGCGCGGGCGCTCGTCCCGGGCCCCGCCGTGCAGCCGCCGTCGCTCGACTACTTCGTCACGGCCCTCGACGCCGAAGGCAAACCGGTGGCGACACGCGGCGACGAGACGGGTCCGCTGCGCGTCGTCGTCCCCGAGGCCAGCAAGGGGTGGGTCCTCCCGGTCGCCATCGGCGGCGGCGTCTTGGCCATCGGCGCTCTCTTCGGCGGGCTCGCTCTCGCGGGCGTCTTCAAAAAGTCGCCGTTCGGCGCGCCCTCGCCTCCCTCCCGCGACGCTGTCGTGAGCGTCACCATCCGCGAGTAACCCATGACCGGCCCGAGCGCCCGCCCCGTCTTCCCCTTCCTTCACATCGACGTCGACGCCGCCGCCGCCGACGAGGCGAGCGCGCTGCTCTTCGAGCTCGGTGCGCTCGGCGTCGAAGAGCGCGACGCTTCGACGCTCGTCAAGGGCGCCGCGGCGGACACGACGACGCTCGTCGCAAGCTTCGGCGACCGCGCGGCCGCCGACCTCGCGTTGGCCGCCATCGACGAGTCGCTGAACCCACGCATCGAGGAGATCGTTGGCGACGAGTGGCGCGACGAGTGGAAGAAGCACTTCAAGCCGTTCGCGCTGTGTGACGACGTGGTGGTCAGGCCGCCGTGGGAGGCTTACGAGGGTCCGCACGTCCCGCACGTCCTTGAGCTCGAGCCGGGCCGCGCCTTCGGCACCGGCCTTCACGAGACGACGTCGCTCGTGGCCACGATCCTCGCCAAGCGGCGCGCCGAGGTCTCCGGCCACCCGCTCCTCGACGTCGGGTGCGGTAGCGGAATCCTCGCCATCGTGGGGCTCGTCTTTGGCGCCAAGAGCGCGAGGGCCATCGACAACGATCCCGACGTGATCCCCGTGGCGAAAGAGAACGCTGAGCGCAACGGCCTCTCCGACAAGCTCACCGCCGACACGACGTCCGTCGAAGCCATTCATGAACTTTACCCCGTGGTCGTCGCCAACATCGAAGCCGACGTGCTCATTCGCCTCGCGCCGGCGCTGCTGCGCGTGACGGCGAGCGGTGGTCTGCTCGTCTTGTCGGGCATCCTCGTTCCGCAAGCCGACCGTGTGCGCGCGGCGTTCCCGTCGCTCACGCTCGAAGAGGGCCCGGTCAAGGGCGAGTGGACGGCCCTCGCGTTTCGAAAGAAATGACCCTGCGCGTCCCCGTCGTCGGCCTCGCCGAGGGGCGTTCGCGACCGACGCCGGAGCTGCTGCGCTACGTCAAGGACGTGCACCGGACGAGACCGGAGGCCGTGTTCACGGTCTTCGATCCTGCGCGCGCCGTCGAGGCCGACGCCACGCTCGCAGCCGACGGGCGAGAGGCCTGGCTCGTGGTGGGCGCGCTTCGGCCCGCCGCCGTCCGAGGGCGAGTGCCGCTGGTGCTCGTGCAGGGCCTCGCCAAGGGCGATAAGTGCGACGCCATCGTGCGAGACGCGGCGGAACTTGGCGCGAGCGAAGTTCGCTTCGTCGTCACCGCGCGCAGCGTCGCGAAGCCCGATGACGCCCGCAGCAAGGCGCGCCTCGACCGGTGGCGGCGGATCGCCATCGAGGCGGCTCGCCAAGCGACCCGCGGCGACGCACCGCGCGTCGAGTTGCACGGGGGCCTCGGCGACGCGCTCGAGGCCTTGACCGAGGGCAGCGCGCGCTTCGTGCTCGATCCGGCCGCCCCGCGCCGCCTCGGCGGCGACCTCTCGCGCATCCTGTCAGAGGGCGCGCCCGACAGCGGCATCGCCCTCGCCGCCGGGCCCGAAGGCGGCCTCGACGAGGGCGAGCTCCAGCTCTTCGAGCAACACGGCTTCCAAAGGCGCGCGATTGGTCCCTTCGTCTTGCGAACGGAGACCGTCGCGGCAGCCATCTTGGGCGCCGTTCGCGTGCTCGCGCGAGACTGAATCACGACGCCGGGAGAGCTCGCGGCGATGTGGCGCCGCATTCGCCTTGGCGCCGTGTGGTAGGCTCCGTCTCCGTGCTCGAGCGCATCGCGCTTCACCAGACTCGCCTCCGCGCGCCGGGCCTCGGCGTGGACGCGCGCGGCGTGGCGCTCGGCACCAAAGGTCTCGTGCTCCTGCCGACGGTGGACCGACTCGTCGCGCTCCTGGCCATCTACACGCGCGAACAGTCGCTGGAGGCGATCCTCCCGTCGGTCGCGCTGCGCGTTGTTCGCTCGAAGCTCGGCACCCGCGAGATCGTCCTCGAGATGGCCGCCGAATCGAGCGACCGCATGGATCGCGTCGCCGAGGCGGCTCGCTTGGTCCAAGGCTTCGCGTTCACCGGCACGAGTCGCCACTTCGTCCAGTACCGCGACGCGGCCGCGCCCTTTGGCTACGACGCGCACGAGCTCATGGCGTCGAACATGCCGCTCGTCCTCTACCACGACCGTTTCACGCAGGAGTACGAGGTCGAGCGCGATCTCGATCTCAAGGCGCTGCTCATGCGGCTCCATCTCGAACGCGATCCCCCCTCGCTCGCACAACCGGGCCTCCGCATCATCGTCGCCGAGCACGGCTTGAGCGCCGCGCTCATCCACTACTTGGTCCGTTCACGTGTCGAAGGCGAGGTCGCCGCCTGCGAGTGGCCCCCGGCGTCGGCGTTTGATGATGGCCCCACCCGCCGCATCGTCGTGCGCGTGCCAGACCTGCCGCCGCGCATGTTGCCCTTGCTCGGTCACACGCCGGGCCTGTCCACGTTCCTGCCCGCGGCGCCGGGCGTCTTTGTGGAAGCGGGCTTTCGCCATCCCATCGAGCTTCGCGCCTGCCCCGTCTTCGACGCCGGGGGGCTCGTCTTGATGCGGGGCCGCGGCGAAGAGCCGTGGGCCCTTCCGCGCGTCCCCGTCATGGGCGACCTCCGCGCCTTCGCGCGCATCACGCTGCGCGACGCGAACGACGGCGCGCTCGCTCAAATGGCGGAGCGCAGCACGACGCCCGACGTGGTCCGGGTTCCGCTGCGTGTGTTGCCCTCGCTGGCGCCCTGGCGGCGCGTCACGGTGACCTGGGTCGCGCCCGCCGACATGGCGCTCTTGCGGCGCGTGGCCTACGCGCTGCCGCGAAGCGTCGTCGCGGCGACGCGCATCGCGCACACGAACAAGGGCGCGTTCCTTCACACCGAGGGCGGCGTGGAGAACATTCCCGTCGGTACCTTCTTCTCGGAGCTTCACCCGAACCTCTTCGTCGCCGCGGGGTTCGACGTTGTCCCGCAGGTCGCGCCCGAAGTGCTTGTCCGCGCCATGGGCGTGCCGCCGGGCACCCGCGTCTTGCTCACTGGCGACGGCAACGCGTTGGGTGTGCCCATCGAAGCCTTCGGACCGCTTGAAGATACGCTCCTCGACGGGGCTGGCTTCGAGCCGCTGACGGCCAACGCCGTCGCCCGCACCCTCGAGCTCTCGGCCATTGAGCTCGCCATCGATCCCATCGGGGCGCTGCCGCTCCGCGGCACCAAGCCGGTCGCGAGCGCGCCGCCGGCGCTCCCCGAGCGCGCAGGCGCGGCCGAGGACGAGTGAGCGCGCCGGTCGCCGCGCGCGTCTACCGCGACATCGTCTCTCCGTTGGTTCTCGGCGGCGTCGTTCGTCCCGGCCGTCCTCTCGGCGGCGACGCCATCGCGCGGCTCTTTTTGCAGGCTGACGCCGTCGACGCCGACCTGCGATCGAGAACCGACCTCGGCCGAGTCCAGGTGGCGCGCTCGCTCGTGCCCATCGACCTGCTCCCGGAGGCGTCGGCCGGTGATTGGAGCCTCTTCGGCTGCGTTCACGATTGGCTCGCCGCCGCGAGCCCCGAGCTCACCACGCTCTATCCGAGGCGCCCCGCGGAGCGGCTCCTCGAGATGATGGCTGCGGCGCTCGCGCTCGTGGCGCCCCCCAAAGACGTCCTCGCGGCGCTCTCGCGCCACACCTACCTGTCGCGGCTCTTTGAGCTGCACCGGAAGGACGTGCGCGTCTCCTTCTGGGCTGGCTCGCGCGTGTTTCTCGGCACGAAGCCGCCGGAGCGTCTGCTCGCCTGGCCGTCGGTGCGGCGCGTCACGAGCGAGACCTTCGAGCGCGAGCTCGCGGCGCTGCCTGAGCACGGCGGACACGTCGACAAGGAGCGCTGGCTCGAGCTCCTGGAGCAGATGTTGCGGTCGTCGCCGCTCACCGACCTCGCGACCCTCACGCGAGGGGCGCCGGACTTCAAGTGGTCGCGCGAATCGCTCGGCCTCGCGTCGACGGAGTTCGGCCGGCGCCTCGTGGTCCGCAGCCTGCGGGCGCAGCGCACCGACGCGGTCCTCCGGGCCGTCGGGCGCGCGACGCGTTTGCTCCTCCTCGGTGAGGCCTTTCGTGCTGTGGCCATCGCCGTCGATGTCCTCCAAGACCTGCTCTTGGCTTACGCCGTCGACGCATCTCCGCACGATTGGCAGGTTCTCGTCGCCGACGCGGGCCGTTCGAAGGATCTGTTCTTCGGCCTGGCGCTGGGCTCGCTCGCGGCCGAGGAGGCCGCCTCGAAGGGGCTCTCGTCGCACGACGCAGAGGTGGCGTTGGCGCGGCTCCTGCCCATCGCGCGTTCAGAAGAGGCGCGCGCTCTCATCCCCGCCGGTGCGACGGCGCCGTGAGCCGCGACGCCCGCCGACACGCGGCGACGCCGCGCATCGTCGCGATGACGGCGCTGGCGGCCGCTGCCTGCGCGCGCGAAGCCCCCACTCCGGCGCACGCAGGCGTTTGGCCACCGACCGCACCGGCGGCGATGGCCCCCGCGCCGCTCGAGAGCCCAGCAGCGAGTCGCGCAGCGGCCGACGGCGGCGCTCCATTTGTCCTGGGCTACAACGAAGCCTGGTTCAGGAGCCACTACGGCTCCGATCTCACGCAGCACTTCGATGAAGCGTACGTCGCCGCCACCTTCGCCGGCATCGGCGCCGCCGGCGGCAGCGTCGTTCGGCTCTGGCTCTTCGAGGGACTCGAAGGCATCACCCTCGGCGACCACGCGCCGACCATTGTCGGCATCGACAGCCTGTTCCTTCAAAACCTAGCGATCACGCTCCGCCATGCGCGTCGCCTGAAGCTGTCGGTGTACCTCACGGCGCTCGACGGCAACCACGCGCCGGCCGAGGCGGGCCCCTTGCGCGTGCTCTACGGACACCTCTTTCGTGGCGGGCACGGCGAAGCGGCGGCCTACGAAGAGCGCGTCTTGGCGCCGCTCTTGGGCCTCTTGGCCTCGCACCGCGACGTCATCTACGGCCTCGACCTCATCAACGAGCTGCAGGCGCCGAGGAAGCGCGGCTATTGGCCCGACGGCAACAGCGGCGCGCGCGAATACGTGCGGCGGACGGCGGCGTTCGTCCGCGCGGCTGCGCCTTGGCTGCGTGTCACGGCGAGCTCGGGCCACGAAGGCGGCGCCGCTGACCTCGCAGGCGGGCTCTTCTCGGGTCTCGGACTGTCGTTCTACGACCTGCACGCCTACGCCGACGACGGCGTCATCGGAGGCGCCGACGCCGTCTGTCGGCGGGCGGCCCACGACGGCGTCGCCGTCGTGCTCGGTGAATTCGGGCAGAGCTCGCGCGTCGACGACGATGCCCTCCAAGCGCGCGTCGCGTCGGCGTTCGTGCGCGCCGCGCGCTCGTCGTGTTTGCAAGGCGCGCTCGCGTGGCGCTACGACGCCCACGAGCGCTGGTGGGGCTTCGTACGCGCTGACGGGGACGCGCGCCCCGCGACGCAAGCGATGCGCGCGCTGGCTCCTTAGGAGCGCCCACT
This genomic interval carries:
- a CDS encoding 50S ribosomal protein L11 methyltransferase, yielding MTGPSARPVFPFLHIDVDAAAADEASALLFELGALGVEERDASTLVKGAAADTTTLVASFGDRAAADLALAAIDESLNPRIEEIVGDEWRDEWKKHFKPFALCDDVVVRPPWEAYEGPHVPHVLELEPGRAFGTGLHETTSLVATILAKRRAEVSGHPLLDVGCGSGILAIVGLVFGAKSARAIDNDPDVIPVAKENAERNGLSDKLTADTTSVEAIHELYPVVVANIEADVLIRLAPALLRVTASGGLLVLSGILVPQADRVRAAFPSLTLEEGPVKGEWTALAFRKK
- a CDS encoding 16S rRNA (uracil(1498)-N(3))-methyltransferase — its product is MTLRVPVVGLAEGRSRPTPELLRYVKDVHRTRPEAVFTVFDPARAVEADATLAADGREAWLVVGALRPAAVRGRVPLVLVQGLAKGDKCDAIVRDAAELGASEVRFVVTARSVAKPDDARSKARLDRWRRIAIEAARQATRGDAPRVELHGGLGDALEALTEGSARFVLDPAAPRRLGGDLSRILSEGAPDSGIALAAGPEGGLDEGELQLFEQHGFQRRAIGPFVLRTETVAAAILGAVRVLARD
- a CDS encoding tetratricopeptide repeat protein encodes the protein MRSLRVITFAVLVGTSPGLLLPNVALAAPQKAGAAAAPAASGDLVTRGRTLFDDQKYEESIQVLSGALVRPGNDRDTQIEIHRLLAFNYITLGRKDEAESAIRGLLVVDPTYALPKKESPRFRDVFTAVRAAWEAEGRPGLPTDAPTPTPISLHHTPRSEVEAGTLLPVTIRIEDDGERVKEVRVYYRTGATGGFQELTAELRGKTARALVPGPAVQPPSLDYFVTALDAEGKPVATRGDETGPLRVVVPEASKGWVLPVAIGGGVLAIGALFGGLALAGVFKKSPFGAPSPPSRDAVVSVTIRE